GTGCGACCGAAGTCTTAACCCATGGCTTGGAGGACAGACCCTTGTTGGCAGCGTTGCGAGCCAGGACGGCTGCGGCCAGCATGACCGAAGGGTTGGAGGTGTTGGTGCACGAGGTGATCGAAGCGATCGATACCAGACCGTGATCCAGGGTGAAGGCGGTGCCATCTTCCTTGGTTACTTCCACGGCTACCGATGGGCGGCCAGCGCCCTGGGTGTCCTCGGAGTCTGATACGTAGTTGTGCAGGTCCTTGCGGAACTGTTCCTTGGCCGAAGACAGCTCGATGCGGTCCTGTGGACGCTTCGGGCCGGAAATCGATGGAACAACGGTGGACAGATCCAGCTCGAGGTATTCCGAGAAACGGATCTCGCGGCTTGGATCGTGCCACATGCCCTGTTCCTTGGCGTAAGCCTCAACCAGTGCGACGTTCTCTTCGCTACGGCCGGTCAGGCGCAGGTAGTCGAGGGTGACATCGTCGATTGGGAACATCGCCGCGGTGGAACCGAATTCTGGGGACATGTTACCGATGGTGGCGCGGTTAGCCAGCGGCACCTCGGCGACACCGTCACCGTAGAATTCAACGAACTTGCCAACAACGCCGTGCTTACGCAGCATTTCGGTGATGGTCAGAACCACGTCGGTTGCGGTTGCGCCGGCTGGGATCGAGCCAGCGAGCTTGAAGCCAACAACACGTGGGATCAGCATGGACACAGGCTGGCCGAGCATTGCTGCTTCGGCTTCGATGCCACCAACGCCCCAACCCAGCACGCCCAGGCCGTTGACCATGGTGGTGTGCGAGTCGGTACCAACGCAGGTATCTGGGTAAGCGCGCAGGACACCGTTAACTTCGCGGGTCATGACGGTGCGTGCCAGGTACTCGATGTTGACCTGGTGCACGATGCCGGTGCCCGGTGGGACGACCTTGAAGTCATCAAATGCGGTCTGGCCCCAACGCAAGAACTGGTAGCGTTCGCCGTTGCGCTGGTATTCGATTTCCATGTTGCGCTCAACTGCGCCCTCGAAACCGAAGGTGTCGATCTGCACGGAGTGGTCGATGACCATTTCTGCAGGTGCCAGTGGGTTTACACGGGTTGGGTCGCCACCAAGATCCTTGACGGCTTCACGCATGGTGGCCAGGTCAACGACACAAGGCACACCGGTAAAGTCCTGCATGATCACACGTGCTGGGGTGAACTGGATTTCGGTGTTCGGCTGAGCCGAAGCATCCCACTGACCCAGTGCGTTGATGTGATCGCTAGTTACGTTCGCGCCATCTTCGGTACGAAGCAGGTTCTCCAACAGAACCTTAAGGCTGTAGGGAAGGCTTTCCGAGCCTTCGACTTTATTCAGTCGGTAAATTTCATATTCGGTTCCATTGACGTCAAGTACGCCCTTGGCACCGAAGCTGTCCACATTGCTCACGTGGGACTCCTCTCGCCAGACACTCAATTCTGTTGCACACGCACACTGTAATTCCAGTTAGGAGTTCCTAACTGAGATAGTCAGGGTCCTAGCGCGGCAGAGCTAAAAACAGTCTATCGCCAACTGTAAGAAAAAGACTCCTCGGAATAAACTTTCAGCGAAATTCGTGTCTGAACGGACGTTTTCAGCTGGTTAGTGGCGCACAAACAGCCCAATGGACTCCATATGGTGCGTGTGCGGGTATAAATCGTGAATCTCCACGTGCTCTAATTCGTAACCACGCGAGGACAACCGAGCTATATCTCGGGCAAAAGAAGCCGGGTCGCAGGAGACGTAACAAATGCGTGATACACCGCTGGAGCCCAACTCTGCGGCCACCTGCTTATCAATTCCGGCACGTGGCGGATCAAGGACCACCGCATCCAATGCAGCGTCCGTGGCAACCTGCCACAAAACTCGTTCCACGCGCCCACGAATCACCGTCGCCTGCCTGAAAGTTTTCAAATTCCTCTTCGCATCGGCATGGGTCCCTGGAGCACCTTCAATCGAAAAGACCCGACCTGTTTGGCCCACAGCCTTGGCCAACGGCAACGAGAACAACCCGGCCCCGGCGTAGAGGTCAGCAATCTGCTCACCCTTGGAAGGTTCAAGCAGATCGATGACTCGTTCACTGAGCAAGCCCGCGGCAGCACGGTGCACCTGCCAGAACCCTTCACCGGTAATGCGGTACTTCTCCCCCAGGACCTTTTCGCTCAGCCATGGATTTCCGGCCAGAACCTGCAAGCTTCCTTTACCGTCAGCTGCAGATCCTCCCTGCTGGCTGAACGAGGCCAGATTGACACCCTCGGGGAACTGCTTGGCGACCTTAGCCGCAGCCCCAGGCACAGTCTCGGCAAGTAGCACCAAGATCGTTTGATCATCGGCGCTGGACACGGCAACTTCCACACGGTCAATGCCCGAATAGTCCACACCATAAATGCCACTATTTTCGATCGCTGGGTGCGCCAAAGGCATCGAATCAATGCTCGTGAGTTTATTGCTACGGAACCCGCTCATCGCCAGATGGCCTGCGCTATCCACCGAATAGGACATACGGGTACGCCATCCGAGCCCATCCTCGGCGCCCGCCACGAACTGCACCGATGGGAAGTTGTAGTCCTCGGCCTTCAATCCAGCCAGACGGGTGAATTGCTCGGCCGCTACCTGTGCCTTGAGCGTGCGCTGATGCTCTAGGGAAATATGCCCGAATTCGGCGCCGCCAACGGGGTCACGGTGTTTCAGGGCGTCGGCAGCATCCCAGAAATGTGGCACTCGATGTTCGCTAGCTTCATGCACCTGGACAACATCACCGCGCCAAAACTTTGCCTCGGGAGCAGAATCGGTCAATCGAACCGAGACCAGCTCGCCGGGAATGCCATGACGCACAAAGATCACACGACCTTCATGACGGGCTACCGTGTGCCCTCCGTGGGCGATATTGCCCAAACGAACCTGTAGCAGTGGTGTTTCAGTCATCTTTTCGTCTTTCATCAGAAGCAAGGTTAGCGATGTGCCGAGTACTCTTCAGTGGCTCCGCCACCAACAGCGCGCGATGCGCTGAGCAAACGCCACGGCACTGAGGCGATCAGTACGCCTGGTTCATAGTGCAAACGGTTCTTCACTCGTAGCGCGGTCTGGTTGTGCACCAGCTGTTCCCACCAATGACCCACCACGTATTCGGGGATGTACACCACGATCAATTCACGGGGTGACTCACGCTTAATGGAACGGATATGTTCGATCAGCGCACCAGGAATGTCTCGGTAGGGAGAGGCTAGGGCGGTGATAGGCACGGGAATTCCTAAGCGTTCCCAGTCCGCAAGGGTTTTTTCGGTTTTGGCACGCTCGACGTCCACAATGATGGCCTCAAGCTTGGATGGCCGCGATGCACGAGCGAAGGCCATTGCCCGAAGGACGGGCTTACGAACCGTTGAGACCAAGACCAGTGCGTGCACTCGTGATGGCAACGCGGTCACCGCATAGTCCTCATCGACAGCCAATTCAGCATCAACTTTTTGGTAGTGGCGCTGTAAGGAATCCATAATCAGCATCAGCACGATGATTCCCAACAGGGCCAGCCAGGCACCGTGAACAAAACGCGTCGCCAACACGACCACCAGGACCAAAGCCGACAGGATCAGCCCCAGTAGATTGAGCATGCGTTTGCGTTGTTTAGCCGCACGAATCTTCCGGTCCGCGATGGGCACCAGCACACGCTTCCAGTGTTTGAGCATGCCTAACTGGCTCAGCGTGAACGAGACGAACACGCCCACGACATAAAGCTGAACCAACAGGGTGACATCGCCCTGAAACAGCAACACCAGAATGATCGCAGCGACGCCCAAAGACAAAATGCCGTTGGAGAATCCTAGTCGATCACCACGAGTACGTAGCTGACGTGGCAAGAACCCATCGGTGGCCAAGTGACTGGCCAGAAGCGGGAAGGAATTGAAGGCTTGATTTCCTGCGAGCAACAGCACGGCAATGGTCAATACCGAAACCAAGATGAGCCCCAGCGTGTAGTCGCCAAAGACGGCCTGCGCCAACTGCCCGAGTACCGGGACTTGAACAAAATCTTCGGGAATCGGCGCACCGTTGAGCAGGAACGATTCATGTGGGTCCGCGACAACCTTAATGCCGGTAGCTCGGGCAAGCATCAGTGTTCCGAGAGTGAGCACACCGGAGAGTAGTCCCAGCACCAAGAGAATACGCCCAGCGTTTTTAGCCCGAGGCTTAGCCAAGGTTTGGACGTTGGAAATCGGTACTTCAATACCCGTCAACGCCGCAGAACCAGTACTAAAAGCGCGCAGGATCAGTAACGCACCCACAACCCCATGCAGGCCGGTATCAAACTGTGCTTCGGGGACAATCGTAAATTCAGCACTCGGCGCAAGCCCCAAGTTTCCGGTCAGCGCCATGACTCCGCCGATGGCAATGAGCAAGAGCATTCCAGCAACAAAAAGATACACCGGTATGGCCAGCGTCCAACGGCCCTGTCCGGTACCGCGAAGATTACCCACCACCAGTATGGCTACCAGCGCTGCAGCAACCCACGCCTTGTGCTCCCCGAGAACGGGGA
The nucleotide sequence above comes from Glutamicibacter sp. B1. Encoded proteins:
- the acnA gene encoding aconitate hydratase AcnA, which produces MSNVDSFGAKGVLDVNGTEYEIYRLNKVEGSESLPYSLKVLLENLLRTEDGANVTSDHINALGQWDASAQPNTEIQFTPARVIMQDFTGVPCVVDLATMREAVKDLGGDPTRVNPLAPAEMVIDHSVQIDTFGFEGAVERNMEIEYQRNGERYQFLRWGQTAFDDFKVVPPGTGIVHQVNIEYLARTVMTREVNGVLRAYPDTCVGTDSHTTMVNGLGVLGWGVGGIEAEAAMLGQPVSMLIPRVVGFKLAGSIPAGATATDVVLTITEMLRKHGVVGKFVEFYGDGVAEVPLANRATIGNMSPEFGSTAAMFPIDDVTLDYLRLTGRSEENVALVEAYAKEQGMWHDPSREIRFSEYLELDLSTVVPSISGPKRPQDRIELSSAKEQFRKDLHNYVSDSEDTQGAGRPSVAVEVTKEDGTAFTLDHGLVSIASITSCTNTSNPSVMLAAAVLARNAANKGLSSKPWVKTSVAPGSKVVTEYYEKSGLLPYLEKLGFFVVGYGCATCIGNSGPLDAEISEAIQANDLAATAVLSGNRNFEGRINPDVKMNYLASPPLVIAYALAGTMDFDFETDALGQDAEGNDVFLKDIWPSPVEVQEIIDSSIDKDMFAKGYEGVFDGDDRWKALDTPEGDTFAWDEKSTYARKAPYFEGMTAEPQPVQDIDGARVLLKLGDSVTTDHISPAGSFKSETPAGRYLIENGVDRKDFNSYGSRRGNHEVMIRGTFANIRIKNQLLDGVEGGFTRDFTQEGAPQAYVYDAAENYKAAGTPLVVLGGKEYGSGSSRDWAAKGTALLGVKAVITESFERIHRSNLIGMGVLPLQFPEGESADSLGLTGTETFAVAGVTELNNGTTPKTLKVTATAEDGKVTEFDAVLRIDTPGEADYYRNGGILQYVLRQIAAAN
- a CDS encoding class I SAM-dependent RNA methyltransferase — translated: MTETPLLQVRLGNIAHGGHTVARHEGRVIFVRHGIPGELVSVRLTDSAPEAKFWRGDVVQVHEASEHRVPHFWDAADALKHRDPVGGAEFGHISLEHQRTLKAQVAAEQFTRLAGLKAEDYNFPSVQFVAGAEDGLGWRTRMSYSVDSAGHLAMSGFRSNKLTSIDSMPLAHPAIENSGIYGVDYSGIDRVEVAVSSADDQTILVLLAETVPGAAAKVAKQFPEGVNLASFSQQGGSAADGKGSLQVLAGNPWLSEKVLGEKYRITGEGFWQVHRAAAGLLSERVIDLLEPSKGEQIADLYAGAGLFSLPLAKAVGQTGRVFSIEGAPGTHADAKRNLKTFRQATVIRGRVERVLWQVATDAALDAVVLDPPRAGIDKQVAAELGSSGVSRICYVSCDPASFARDIARLSSRGYELEHVEIHDLYPHTHHMESIGLFVRH